One genomic region from Leptospiraceae bacterium encodes:
- a CDS encoding GAF domain-containing protein — protein MKNLKISTRLYLTLFMFLFIILGLGSLGVIGYASIQSFLDHVINKNNKHLEALTNLKRLSISTEKELQALLLFESASEKMIIKENIKKLKEEIDASYDVYKEDNPRQKEIISIVNKNKKLVFEGITELVSLEAGKKSVSLDYLSQVFSKRSLEFQKSLDEAIQKEKLEISSIHQYTNDSYKNRIILLMGICGIAIILGTFLTFITTRSIVNPIALLIQTFKTISRSDFAPSSVYKRKDDYQEVFEALENMKQTLYGKFQGLERSGGESKIINDVVNSIFSSNSVDPAIKQVLSHIREGFHWEYASYWEKNPKTSELQFAQEQGGVNHEFTSESRTIVYKEGAGLNGKAWQSKDVVYSKNLSKLGDCSRSRIAAANGLHSGVAFPLIVKGEVIGVFDFFIKAELELDEEKQNLLRNISKLVSSSIAKIIESERMLMVKVALENVSANIMISDNNFNVVYLNKSVQNMFKIAENDIKKQIPHFNSNDIIGQSIHQYHKQPEHQKNILSGLMNTHKTKIQIGGRHFELTANPIMTDKNLRLGSVVEWEDISNELLAQEEVDTIVMAAAEGNFERRININKQTGFFLKLSEGINKFVQISDEGLKDLSRVLKSISNGDLTQKIEKDYKGTFGELKHFCNSTVDQLSNVMREVRLSAESLLTAAEEVSMTSLSISQSASTQAASLEETGASLEEMGASISMNAENAKMTDKIASRASKDATNGGEAVLETVKAMKQIAEKINIVEDISYQTNLLALNAAIEAARAGEHGKGFAVVASEVRKLAERSQIAASEIGELASVSVEIAEKAGKLITDIVPSINKTADLVQEITASSNEQATGVSQINKAIAQLDSVSQQNASASEELASTSEELTNRAESLRNAVLFFKTRDSQEVMEVSRVSKKKNSVNTKTSKDAISEEMDAEFESFERF, from the coding sequence ATGAAAAACCTAAAAATTTCAACAAGGTTATATTTAACATTATTTATGTTTTTGTTTATTATACTCGGTCTGGGTAGCCTGGGTGTAATTGGTTATGCTTCTATTCAAAGTTTTTTGGATCATGTAATCAATAAAAATAATAAGCACCTTGAAGCATTAACTAATTTAAAACGATTAAGTATATCTACAGAAAAAGAACTCCAGGCATTATTACTATTTGAATCGGCCTCTGAAAAAATGATTATAAAAGAAAATATAAAAAAACTAAAAGAGGAAATCGATGCAAGTTATGATGTTTATAAAGAAGATAACCCAAGGCAGAAAGAAATCATTTCTATAGTAAATAAAAATAAAAAGTTAGTGTTTGAAGGGATTACAGAACTGGTTAGTCTTGAAGCTGGGAAGAAAAGTGTAAGTCTTGATTATCTATCACAAGTGTTTTCTAAACGAAGTTTGGAATTTCAAAAATCACTAGATGAAGCTATACAAAAGGAAAAATTAGAAATTTCATCTATTCATCAATATACAAATGATTCTTATAAAAATAGAATCATTTTATTAATGGGCATTTGTGGAATCGCAATCATTCTTGGAACTTTCCTTACTTTTATAACTACCAGGTCTATCGTTAACCCGATTGCTTTACTTATTCAAACTTTTAAAACTATCTCAAGATCTGATTTTGCTCCTTCAAGTGTATATAAGAGAAAGGATGATTATCAAGAAGTTTTCGAAGCTCTTGAAAATATGAAGCAAACTTTATATGGAAAATTTCAAGGTCTTGAAAGAAGTGGTGGTGAATCTAAAATTATTAATGATGTAGTAAATTCTATATTTAGTTCCAACTCTGTAGATCCTGCGATTAAACAGGTACTAAGTCATATTAGAGAAGGGTTTCATTGGGAATATGCTTCTTATTGGGAAAAGAATCCGAAAACAAGTGAATTACAATTTGCACAGGAGCAGGGTGGAGTAAATCACGAATTTACCTCTGAGTCCAGAACCATAGTCTATAAAGAGGGTGCAGGTTTAAATGGTAAAGCTTGGCAGAGTAAAGATGTCGTATATTCCAAAAATCTTTCCAAGCTGGGTGATTGTAGTCGTTCTCGAATAGCTGCTGCAAATGGTCTTCATTCCGGTGTTGCATTTCCATTAATTGTTAAGGGTGAGGTAATAGGGGTTTTTGACTTTTTTATAAAAGCTGAATTGGAACTAGATGAGGAAAAGCAGAACCTATTAAGAAATATATCCAAATTAGTATCTTCTTCCATTGCTAAAATAATAGAGTCAGAAAGAATGTTGATGGTAAAGGTAGCCCTTGAAAATGTTTCTGCAAATATAATGATTTCCGATAACAATTTTAATGTAGTATATCTGAATAAATCAGTTCAAAATATGTTTAAGATAGCAGAAAATGATATAAAAAAGCAGATACCACATTTTAATTCTAATGATATCATCGGACAAAGCATACATCAGTATCATAAGCAACCTGAACACCAAAAGAATATCCTGAGTGGTTTAATGAATACTCATAAAACAAAGATTCAAATTGGTGGAAGGCATTTTGAATTAACCGCAAATCCTATTATGACTGATAAAAACCTTAGACTTGGAAGTGTCGTTGAGTGGGAAGATATTAGTAATGAACTTCTGGCACAGGAAGAAGTTGATACTATTGTTATGGCTGCTGCAGAAGGAAATTTTGAAAGAAGAATTAATATCAATAAACAGACCGGCTTTTTCTTAAAGTTAAGTGAAGGAATTAATAAATTTGTACAGATAAGTGATGAAGGTTTAAAAGACTTGAGTCGGGTTTTAAAATCGATTTCCAATGGAGATTTAACTCAGAAAATTGAAAAAGACTATAAAGGTACTTTTGGAGAATTAAAACATTTTTGCAATTCAACTGTAGATCAGCTTTCTAATGTTATGAGAGAAGTACGATTAAGCGCTGAGTCTTTATTAACTGCTGCTGAAGAAGTGAGTATGACTTCATTGAGTATCAGTCAGAGCGCGAGTACTCAAGCTGCTTCTCTTGAAGAAACGGGAGCTTCCCTTGAAGAAATGGGGGCTTCGATTTCTATGAATGCAGAAAATGCAAAAATGACAGATAAAATTGCTTCAAGAGCCTCAAAAGATGCGACAAATGGTGGTGAGGCTGTATTAGAAACTGTTAAAGCAATGAAACAAATTGCAGAGAAGATAAATATAGTTGAAGATATTTCCTATCAGACAAATTTATTGGCTTTGAATGCTGCTATTGAAGCTGCCAGAGCGGGTGAGCATGGAAAAGGTTTTGCTGTAGTTGCTTCGGAAGTAAGAAAACTTGCAGAAAGAAGCCAGATTGCTGCCAGTGAAATTGGAGAACTTGCATCGGTAAGTGTAGAAATCGCCGAAAAAGCAGGAAAGTTAATTACAGATATTGTTCCATCTATTAATAAAACAGCAGATTTGGTTCAAGAAATTACTGCATCCAGCAATGAACAGGCAACCGGAGTGTCTCAGATCAACAAAGCGATAGCCCAGTTAGATTCAGTTTCTCAACAGAATGCATCTGCTTCTGAAGAATTAGCTTCAACTTCAGAAGAGTTAACAAATCGTGCTGAATCGTTAAGAAATGCTGTTTTATTTTTTAAAACAAGAGATTCACAGGAAGTAATGGAAGTTTCACGAGTTTCCAAAAAAAAGAATTCTGTAAATACAAAAACCAGTAAGGATGCTATTTCTGAAGAAATGGATGCTGAGTTTGAATCCTTTGAGAGGTTTTAA
- a CDS encoding chemotaxis protein CheW, translating into MTGNQNYEENQYLTFYCGEEIFGINILYIKEIKEFINVTSIPMMPDFIKGVINLRGNVVPVVDLSLRFSRRPTKITKRTCIIIVEIDHEGELVDIGVLVDSVSEVLDIPLENIEKTPNFGSKLRLDFINGLGKIEDEFIVLLNIKNVFSIEELSEIESNLKKEN; encoded by the coding sequence ATGACAGGAAATCAGAATTATGAAGAAAACCAGTATTTAACCTTTTACTGTGGAGAAGAAATATTTGGTATAAATATTCTTTATATTAAAGAGATTAAAGAATTTATAAACGTTACAAGTATTCCCATGATGCCTGATTTTATTAAAGGTGTAATAAACCTTCGTGGTAATGTTGTTCCGGTAGTGGATTTATCTTTAAGATTTAGTAGAAGACCTACTAAGATTACAAAAAGAACCTGTATAATAATTGTTGAAATCGATCATGAGGGAGAACTGGTGGATATTGGTGTTTTGGTTGATTCTGTCAGTGAGGTACTTGATATTCCGCTTGAGAATATAGAGAAAACTCCTAACTTTGGTTCGAAGCTTAGATTAGATTTTATTAATGGGCTGGGTAAAATTGAGGATGAGTTTATTGTCCTTCTAAATATAAAAAATGTTTTTTCTATCGAGGAATTATCTGAAATAGAGAGTAATTTAAAGAAGGAAAATTAA
- a CDS encoding chemotaxis protein CheD codes for MNRPENVIDIFLQPGDFYWGDSGTRIRTILGSCISICMWHPVKLEGGMCHYMLPTRGDRRPKGELDGKYADEAWELFRKEINRLGTKPSEYVTKLFGGASMFQGKGNVLSMKMGDKNIEIARNIIRTNSLNVVSENLGGIQSRRIHFEIWSGNVWLKRHEG; via the coding sequence GTGAATCGCCCTGAAAATGTTATTGATATTTTTTTACAACCCGGTGACTTTTATTGGGGTGATTCCGGAACAAGAATTCGAACAATTTTAGGTTCCTGTATTTCTATTTGCATGTGGCATCCTGTCAAACTGGAAGGCGGTATGTGTCATTATATGTTACCCACTCGTGGAGATAGAAGACCTAAAGGAGAATTAGATGGGAAATATGCCGATGAAGCCTGGGAGCTTTTTAGAAAAGAAATAAATCGCCTGGGAACTAAACCAAGCGAATATGTTACCAAGCTATTTGGTGGAGCGAGCATGTTTCAGGGAAAGGGAAATGTCCTATCCATGAAAATGGGGGACAAGAATATTGAAATTGCAAGAAATATTATACGTACTAACAGTTTAAATGTAGTTTCCGAAAATCTCGGTGGAATTCAGTCTCGGAGAATACATTTTGAAATCTGGAGTGGTAATGTCTGGTTAAAGAGACATGAAGGCTGA